In one Sphingobacterium daejeonense genomic region, the following are encoded:
- a CDS encoding Gfo/Idh/MocA family protein, with the protein MKKTNRREFIQNLGIVGVTTAALSVNSLPLFAEQSFKKIGIIGLDTSHSEMFTKDINEGSLKDRGYRVIAAYPHGSKDIPSALGMKQGIIDAVQKMGVEIVDSIDQLLKKVDFILLESNDGRVHLEQATKVINAKKPLFIDKPMAENLDKVKEIFELAAKKNVPLFSSSSLRYDQLVREVKGGKIGKVLGADVYTPAEIEPNHIDQAWYMIHGIEMLFTVMGTGCKEVFRAYHPDFEQVVGIWKDGRIGSVRGIRKGASNIAGIAFGETEISQLGPFASYGPLVAEILTFFDTGKPPVPPEETIEIFQFMEAAQRSKASKQVENLI; encoded by the coding sequence ATGAAAAAAACAAATAGAAGAGAATTCATTCAGAATTTGGGCATAGTTGGGGTTACTACGGCAGCCCTATCTGTAAATTCATTGCCTTTATTTGCAGAACAGTCTTTCAAAAAAATTGGCATCATTGGTTTGGATACATCTCATAGTGAAATGTTTACCAAAGATATTAATGAAGGAAGTTTGAAAGATAGAGGCTATCGTGTAATTGCTGCCTATCCACATGGAAGTAAAGATATCCCTTCAGCTTTAGGCATGAAACAAGGAATAATCGACGCTGTGCAAAAAATGGGGGTTGAAATAGTTGATTCAATAGATCAATTATTAAAGAAGGTTGATTTTATTTTGTTAGAATCAAATGATGGCAGAGTCCATTTAGAACAGGCTACCAAGGTAATAAACGCTAAAAAACCTTTATTTATAGATAAGCCAATGGCTGAGAATTTAGATAAAGTAAAAGAAATATTTGAATTGGCAGCTAAAAAGAATGTACCCTTATTTTCCTCTTCTTCATTACGGTATGACCAACTTGTTAGAGAAGTAAAAGGTGGTAAGATCGGAAAGGTTCTTGGCGCTGATGTATATACCCCAGCCGAAATTGAACCAAACCATATTGACCAGGCTTGGTATATGATTCATGGTATCGAAATGTTGTTTACAGTAATGGGGACAGGTTGTAAAGAAGTATTTAGAGCTTATCATCCCGATTTCGAACAGGTTGTTGGAATATGGAAAGATGGGCGAATAGGATCTGTACGGGGGATTAGAAAAGGTGCATCTAATATTGCTGGTATTGCTTTTGGAGAAACTGAAATCTCCCAATTAGGACCTTTTGCTAGTTATGGACCTTTAGTTGCTGAAATCCTAACATTTTTTGATACTGGTAAACCACCGGTACCTCCTGAAGAAACAATTGAAATTTTCCAATTTATGGAAGCTGCCCAAAGAAGTAAGGCTTCAAAACAAGTTGAGAATTTAATTTAA
- a CDS encoding RNA polymerase sigma factor encodes MALISGHEDGLNHYIKIHGSALRYFAFRIVKDKLLAEEIVSDSFVKLWLGRDKISTEANIKAFLYISTKNACLDQANLIRNKYVHDDEFLDELICPNEDILTKMIQIELIKLIVEEVNKLPKQQAEIVRMTYFEQKETDEISKELGITANSIYFARSKALATLKKTFGFKRNPNIQELTFIMFLLSNFIAEKH; translated from the coding sequence ATGGCCTTAATTTCTGGACACGAGGATGGACTAAATCATTATATCAAAATCCATGGCTCTGCTCTTCGATACTTTGCTTTCCGCATAGTAAAGGATAAGTTATTGGCTGAAGAAATTGTTTCAGATTCATTTGTAAAGTTATGGTTGGGTAGAGATAAAATTTCTACAGAAGCCAATATTAAAGCTTTTCTATATATTTCAACAAAAAATGCCTGTCTGGATCAAGCTAATCTAATTCGTAATAAATATGTTCATGATGACGAATTTTTAGATGAATTAATTTGCCCTAATGAAGATATACTTACTAAAATGATCCAAATCGAACTTATAAAGCTAATTGTAGAAGAAGTTAATAAACTTCCAAAGCAGCAAGCGGAAATTGTTCGTATGACATATTTTGAGCAGAAAGAAACTGATGAGATTTCTAAAGAATTAGGGATCACAGCCAACAGCATTTACTTTGCTAGATCAAAAGCCTTAGCTACTTTAAAGAAGACTTTTGGATTTAAAAGAAATCCAAATATTCAAGAATTGACCTTTATCATGTTCTTATTATCAAATTTTATTGCTGAAAAGCATTAA
- a CDS encoding alpha/beta fold hydrolase: MVRAKRIFIFIPGFASSGEVWNETQKELGNDYTSYILTMPGFAGVPAQANPTFKGWRDLIIEFIKNENISNPIIIGHSLGGVMAMDIAATSPDIISKIIVVDAVPCLVAPK, encoded by the coding sequence TTGGTCAGGGCAAAAAGAATATTTATATTCATTCCTGGATTTGCATCATCTGGAGAGGTATGGAATGAAACTCAAAAAGAATTAGGCAATGATTACACGAGTTATATTTTAACGATGCCCGGATTTGCCGGTGTCCCTGCTCAAGCCAATCCAACCTTTAAAGGGTGGAGAGATCTAATCATTGAATTTATCAAAAATGAAAACATAAGTAATCCTATAATAATTGGTCATAGTTTAGGTGGAGTAATGGCAATGGATATTGCAGCTACTTCACCAGATATAATTAGTAAAATAATTGTGGTTGATGCAGTTCCGTGTTTGGTAGCCCCTAAATAA
- a CDS encoding RNA polymerase sigma factor has product MEFNELYEIYWDKIFRLCMGYVNDSDQAKDLAQETFITVWEKLSTFRNEANIGTWIFRIATNTCLSQIKYNKKIYTEELERQSSRNKGGNSR; this is encoded by the coding sequence ATGGAGTTTAATGAGCTATATGAAATCTATTGGGACAAAATCTTCCGCTTGTGTATGGGGTATGTGAATGACTCCGACCAAGCGAAAGATTTAGCTCAAGAAACATTCATAACCGTTTGGGAAAAGCTTTCTACTTTCAGAAATGAAGCAAATATTGGGACTTGGATTTTTAGGATAGCTACCAATACATGTCTTAGCCAAATCAAATACAACAAAAAAATATATACTGAAGAACTGGAGCGACAATCTAGTAGAAATAAAGGAGGAAACTCTCGATGA
- a CDS encoding RNA polymerase sigma factor: MLYHFISEFPELDRIIISLELEGIKQSEISKIVGLSDSNVRVKIHRIKEKLTEKFKNHGKKRIGSI, encoded by the coding sequence ATGCTATACCACTTCATATCAGAATTTCCGGAGTTAGATAGAATTATTATATCATTGGAACTAGAAGGAATAAAACAAAGTGAGATTTCCAAAATTGTTGGTTTATCTGATAGTAATGTTAGAGTGAAAATTCACAGGATTAAAGAAAAATTAACCGAAAAATTTAAGAATCATGGAAAGAAACGAATTGGATCTATCTAG
- a CDS encoding GumC family protein has product MSKPFQGKGKQDQSLHVLDILRYFLSNWKWFLLSILLFGGYYYYQYSKTPFLYKKDQTVMIKTANNSISASRITRPNNFYNFVNVNSEILQLRSQELMRNTISLLNADVSYGRKDGLRSVELYKTSPFIVRFINVPSSAGFSFNLKYKGNNQVELSMFSNDELAKPIIVKLNAETKTPVGNVIISANPDKKYRVNLTEDITITKTPINAMVGYFLGNLKITQMEDVEVLQMTMEDSSPMRAEEMISKLIEVYNEMTVQDKKKIANNTANFINDRLVIIEKELSSVESDLEGMKTQNQGLDVKSAGEQYWTESRGYQSSSKELGTQMKLVEIMRQRLSDPSRVDDLIPSNTGLVDGSIEEIIAEYNTLLLRRNRLMSGNSSENPIVQDLNNALTQVRQNIARAIDNVISGLRIRMSNLRDEENAAIGKARSLPSKQRIMLSAERQQKVIEELYIFLLNKREENAINREMTDDNIRVIDSASGSDLPFYPSKFKKIALGVAIGIAVPAAILLLMLLLNTKVRNRKDVEDAISVPFVGEIPFSTEMKSAKSEIVIKEQGVDEVTEAFRIFRTNLSFMSSGDKSQKVITFTSFNVGAGKTFSVINLGVSMTFLKKKVVLVDLDLRKGTLSNITKFPMPIGVTHYLSDSAVTIDEIIYKDRVDADIDIIPIGVIAPNPVELLLSERLDNLIAELKERYDYIIVDNVPLGIVADADIVNRITDVTIFVVRAGKMDRRQLPEIQKIYDSGSLTNMAIVLNGVKFGNSAYGSYGYGYGGYGYGYGYGYGAQKKKRFLL; this is encoded by the coding sequence ATGAGTAAACCTTTTCAAGGAAAAGGAAAACAAGACCAATCCCTACATGTATTGGATATCTTAAGATATTTTTTGTCTAACTGGAAATGGTTCTTATTATCTATTCTACTTTTTGGTGGATATTATTACTATCAATACAGCAAAACTCCTTTTCTATATAAGAAAGATCAAACTGTAATGATCAAAACCGCTAATAATTCCATTAGTGCTTCAAGAATTACAAGACCAAATAACTTTTATAATTTTGTTAATGTTAATAGTGAGATTTTACAATTGAGATCTCAAGAACTTATGCGCAATACCATAAGTTTATTAAATGCTGATGTTAGTTATGGTCGAAAAGATGGATTAAGAAGTGTCGAACTTTATAAAACTTCACCATTCATCGTTAGATTTATAAATGTTCCTTCTAGTGCAGGCTTTTCATTTAATTTAAAATATAAAGGTAATAATCAGGTCGAATTATCAATGTTTTCGAATGATGAGCTGGCTAAACCTATAATCGTTAAATTAAATGCTGAAACCAAAACTCCTGTTGGGAATGTTATAATTTCTGCAAATCCAGATAAAAAGTACAGGGTTAATTTAACAGAAGATATTACAATCACCAAAACTCCAATCAATGCCATGGTTGGTTATTTCCTTGGGAATTTAAAGATAACCCAAATGGAGGATGTGGAAGTTCTTCAAATGACCATGGAAGATAGTTCTCCGATGAGGGCAGAGGAGATGATCTCAAAATTAATTGAGGTCTACAATGAAATGACAGTTCAGGACAAGAAGAAAATTGCCAACAATACTGCAAATTTCATCAATGACAGGTTAGTAATTATTGAAAAGGAATTGAGTAGTGTTGAATCAGATCTTGAAGGTATGAAGACTCAAAACCAAGGTCTTGATGTTAAATCTGCTGGAGAACAATACTGGACAGAGTCTAGAGGATATCAAAGTTCAAGCAAAGAATTAGGTACTCAAATGAAATTGGTGGAGATCATGCGTCAAAGACTGAGTGATCCAAGTAGGGTAGATGATTTAATTCCTAGTAATACTGGTTTGGTCGATGGTAGTATTGAAGAAATCATTGCTGAATACAACACGTTATTATTAAGAAGAAATAGGTTAATGAGCGGTAATAGTTCTGAAAACCCTATTGTTCAGGACCTGAATAATGCGTTGACTCAGGTTAGACAGAATATCGCTCGTGCTATCGACAATGTAATTTCTGGTTTAAGAATCAGAATGAGCAATTTGAGAGATGAAGAAAATGCGGCAATCGGTAAAGCTCGTAGTTTGCCTTCAAAACAAAGGATTATGTTGTCCGCTGAGCGTCAACAAAAAGTAATCGAAGAACTTTATATTTTCTTGTTGAACAAACGTGAAGAAAACGCCATCAACAGGGAAATGACAGATGATAATATCCGTGTTATCGATTCTGCATCAGGTTCTGATTTGCCTTTCTATCCTAGTAAATTCAAAAAAATCGCTTTAGGTGTTGCAATTGGTATTGCAGTTCCTGCCGCTATCTTGCTTTTGATGTTGTTACTAAATACGAAAGTTAGAAATCGTAAAGATGTTGAAGATGCAATTAGTGTTCCTTTCGTTGGAGAGATTCCATTCTCGACAGAGATGAAAAGCGCAAAAAGTGAAATTGTTATAAAAGAACAGGGCGTGGATGAAGTTACTGAAGCTTTTAGAATTTTCAGAACCAACCTAAGCTTCATGTCTTCTGGAGATAAATCTCAAAAGGTTATCACTTTTACCTCATTTAATGTTGGAGCTGGAAAGACATTCTCGGTTATTAATTTAGGAGTGAGTATGACTTTCCTTAAGAAGAAAGTTGTATTGGTGGATTTAGATTTAAGAAAAGGTACGCTGAGTAATATTACTAAATTCCCAATGCCTATTGGTGTGACTCATTATTTATCTGATAGTGCAGTAACTATAGATGAGATTATTTACAAGGATAGGGTAGACGCTGATATTGATATTATTCCTATTGGTGTAATTGCACCTAACCCTGTTGAATTATTGTTGAGTGAAAGATTGGATAATCTGATTGCTGAACTTAAGGAAAGATATGACTATATTATCGTTGATAATGTTCCTTTGGGAATTGTTGCTGATGCTGATATTGTAAACAGAATTACAGATGTCACTATTTTTGTTGTTCGTGCAGGAAAAATGGATAGACGTCAGTTACCAGAAATTCAGAAAATTTACGATTCTGGTTCACTTACAAATATGGCTATCGTCTTAAATGGTGTCAAATTTGGAAATAGTGCATATGGTAGTTATGGATACGGATATGGAGGTTATGGATACGGATATGGCTACGGATATGGAGCACAAAAGAAAAAAAGGTTTCTTCTCTAA
- a CDS encoding polysaccharide biosynthesis/export family protein: protein MNRLIISLIAMAMLTLSSCVISKKVTYLENMVVDSLYKMQDIPELKIQKYDRLSITISSKTPELAAPFNPDGGIYNVGDNGEITTSGAGGGTTEKGYMVDRNGNIDFPVLGNIPAEGKTVDELKKFIYDRLINENLINSPLVRIELLNLKVMMMGEVGSKGIINVQDGQMSLLEAITRSGGLTNNALTEEITVIREENGYRKMYVSNIEDVNFFNSPTFYLKQNDIVYVKPRSAVPTPREDLTWRYVGFATGLLTLGVSLVALFNRN, encoded by the coding sequence ATGAATAGATTAATTATCAGCCTAATTGCTATGGCAATGTTGACCCTTAGCTCTTGCGTAATCTCAAAAAAGGTTACCTACCTAGAAAATATGGTCGTTGATTCCTTGTACAAGATGCAAGATATTCCAGAATTAAAGATTCAGAAATATGATCGATTAAGTATAACGATCAGTTCAAAAACTCCTGAATTGGCAGCGCCTTTTAACCCTGATGGAGGAATTTACAATGTTGGGGATAATGGAGAAATTACCACATCGGGTGCTGGTGGAGGTACAACTGAAAAAGGATATATGGTAGACCGAAATGGAAATATTGACTTTCCAGTATTGGGCAATATTCCTGCAGAAGGGAAAACTGTTGATGAGCTAAAGAAATTTATTTACGATAGATTAATAAATGAAAACCTTATCAACTCACCTTTAGTGAGAATAGAATTACTAAATCTAAAAGTGATGATGATGGGTGAGGTTGGATCAAAAGGTATTATTAATGTTCAAGATGGTCAAATGTCTTTACTTGAAGCCATAACCAGAAGTGGTGGTTTAACTAATAATGCACTAACAGAAGAAATTACAGTTATTAGAGAGGAAAACGGATATAGAAAAATGTATGTAAGTAATATTGAAGATGTTAATTTCTTTAACTCTCCAACTTTTTACTTAAAACAAAATGATATCGTGTATGTAAAACCAAGGTCTGCTGTGCCTACACCAAGAGAAGATTTGACATGGAGATACGTTGGTTTTGCAACTGGTTTATTAACGTTGGGAGTAAGCCTAGTAGCTTTATTTAACAGAAACTAA
- a CDS encoding ABC transporter ATP-binding protein, translating into MFSGITYQVKWAWEQAKEYKSELILFFILEIIAIACSLYFVIWSKHAIDYAISGDKNSVDKALVLTVLFIVAGLVFKAWGAWINERTRPKMLISLQNKLIKIQMLSRWKVIKNWHTGDMQIRINNDANEIVQMIGNSFITFLITVIKLVASFALLWSMDPMLALLILAISPLFIFTKIYFKKLRAINRSLKAAESNLGKVVQENLRFRMALRALGLQNFRWRKVEDSQSDIYNLKMKLLNFSTVSQSSLKFLINVGFLLTFIWGVYKLRSDEITFGTMTAFLQLVGRIQGPLLLLMSFVPVFIKFRTAVERIEEVFKTEVEDEYVPEFINDPNELVIKNLSFKYEDNLVINDFNLRVKVGEPTAIIGSSGKGKTTLIRLLLSLIEPNKGEIYVKAEGKTVPITHNHRVNIAYVPQGDKLFSGSIKENIMTDTENVSPEKIYEVLYLSCSEFVYELPEGLNTIVGESGYGLSEGQAQRIALARALMKEIVSGYLMK; encoded by the coding sequence TTGTTTTCAGGGATAACATATCAGGTTAAATGGGCTTGGGAACAGGCTAAAGAATATAAAAGCGAATTAATTTTGTTTTTTATCCTTGAAATAATTGCAATAGCGTGTTCTTTATATTTCGTGATATGGTCTAAGCATGCCATCGACTATGCCATAAGTGGCGATAAAAATTCTGTTGATAAAGCATTGGTCCTGACTGTTCTGTTTATTGTTGCTGGACTGGTATTTAAAGCCTGGGGAGCCTGGATCAATGAACGTACTAGACCTAAAATGCTGATTTCATTGCAGAATAAGCTTATCAAGATTCAGATGCTATCCAGATGGAAAGTCATCAAGAATTGGCATACTGGGGACATGCAAATAAGGATAAATAATGATGCTAATGAAATAGTACAAATGATAGGTAATTCATTTATTACTTTTTTAATTACCGTTATTAAACTTGTTGCTTCTTTTGCTCTATTGTGGTCTATGGATCCTATGTTGGCTCTATTGATCTTAGCAATTTCACCCTTGTTTATTTTTACTAAGATATATTTCAAAAAACTTAGAGCAATAAACAGATCGTTAAAAGCTGCAGAATCAAACTTGGGAAAAGTTGTTCAAGAGAATTTGAGATTCAGAATGGCTTTACGTGCTTTGGGTCTACAAAATTTCAGATGGAGAAAAGTAGAAGATAGCCAATCGGATATCTATAATTTAAAGATGAAATTGTTGAATTTTTCAACCGTTTCTCAGAGTTCTTTGAAGTTCTTAATTAATGTGGGTTTTTTATTGACCTTTATATGGGGAGTTTACAAGTTGAGGTCAGACGAGATAACATTTGGTACCATGACAGCTTTCCTACAATTGGTAGGTAGGATACAAGGACCATTATTGTTATTAATGAGTTTTGTGCCTGTTTTTATAAAATTCAGAACTGCTGTTGAAAGGATTGAGGAGGTTTTCAAAACTGAGGTTGAAGATGAATATGTCCCTGAATTTATAAATGATCCGAATGAATTGGTCATTAAAAACTTGAGTTTCAAATATGAAGATAATTTGGTTATCAATGATTTTAATCTTCGTGTTAAAGTAGGTGAACCTACTGCAATAATTGGCTCAAGTGGGAAGGGTAAGACTACATTAATCAGATTGTTATTGTCATTAATAGAACCTAATAAAGGTGAAATTTATGTGAAAGCAGAAGGGAAGACTGTCCCCATAACGCACAATCATAGGGTAAACATTGCGTATGTTCCTCAAGGTGACAAGTTGTTTTCTGGCAGCATCAAGGAAAATATCATGACAGACACTGAAAATGTTAGCCCAGAGAAAATATATGAAGTATTGTATTTGAGTTGTTCAGAGTTTGTGTATGAATTGCCAGAAGGTTTGAATACGATTGTAGGAGAATCTGGTTATGGACTGTCAGAAGGACAGGCGCAAAGAATAGCCCTTGCCAGAGCATTGATGAAAGAAATAGTATCTGGTTATTTGATGAAGTGA
- a CDS encoding nucleotidyltransferase domain-containing protein, producing MLKTGLWKDSNGESNLFPLTNREWNEIFKTSIAQTVECLIFDGIQKLKVENQPPKALLLNWAVRVEKHAQRNEVMNATILNLHSLFEVEHNIPMTLLKGQGIAKCYDNPLRRICGDIDLFFKNKSDYNQAFSIINKRGLEINPMAGFSAEYKFDGFEVEHHEKMIDIHNPFVFKTLNKIRKDEENKSTFLNISGSSIRLPSAVETIIQANAHILKHLLSFGIGIRQLCDSARIYSFYHEELKNTDLKSIYSKLGIKKWIDMLHQLLVKYLGLDESFLPYPLESKINSDWMMQDILVAGNFGFHNENFKQKESELKGERAYKKRRIWQSFVKYVRVTPSEAIWFPLMQYYSRIKK from the coding sequence TTGCTAAAAACCGGATTATGGAAGGATTCAAATGGTGAATCAAACTTATTTCCATTAACTAACCGTGAATGGAATGAAATCTTTAAAACAAGTATTGCTCAAACTGTAGAATGTTTAATTTTTGATGGTATTCAAAAATTAAAGGTTGAAAACCAACCACCAAAAGCTTTGTTGTTGAATTGGGCAGTGAGAGTAGAAAAGCATGCTCAAAGGAATGAAGTTATGAATGCAACGATTTTAAACTTACATTCATTATTTGAGGTCGAGCATAATATACCGATGACACTTTTGAAAGGTCAAGGTATCGCAAAATGTTATGACAATCCTTTAAGGCGAATTTGTGGTGATATTGATTTATTCTTTAAAAATAAATCTGACTATAACCAAGCATTTTCAATTATTAACAAGAGGGGTTTGGAGATCAATCCGATGGCTGGATTTAGTGCTGAATATAAGTTTGATGGGTTTGAAGTTGAACATCATGAAAAAATGATTGACATTCATAATCCATTTGTATTTAAAACATTGAATAAGATAAGAAAGGATGAGGAAAACAAATCCACATTTTTAAATATCTCAGGTAGTTCTATAAGATTACCATCAGCAGTGGAAACAATTATTCAAGCTAATGCACATATATTAAAACATTTATTATCATTTGGAATAGGTATTAGGCAGCTTTGTGATTCAGCGAGAATTTATTCTTTCTATCATGAAGAATTGAAAAACACTGATTTAAAGTCAATTTATTCGAAATTGGGAATTAAAAAATGGATTGATATGTTGCATCAATTATTGGTGAAGTATTTAGGACTTGATGAGTCTTTTTTACCTTATCCTCTTGAATCTAAAATAAACTCAGATTGGATGATGCAAGATATTTTGGTTGCAGGCAATTTTGGCTTCCATAATGAGAATTTTAAACAGAAAGAAAGTGAATTAAAGGGAGAAAGAGCGTACAAGAAACGTAGGATCTGGCAAAGCTTTGTAAAATATGTCAGAGTAACTCCATCAGAGGCTATTTGGTTTCCATTAATGCAGTATTATTCTAGGATAAAAAAGTAA
- a CDS encoding PqqD family protein has translation MRLREDLQLRKLGEDFIIIDPGQEMVDMSKVFTLNETAAFLWEELLHKEFNESNIVELLIENYEVDENTAQADALKLISEFKKGGLISV, from the coding sequence ATGAGATTAAGAGAAGATTTGCAACTTAGAAAATTAGGAGAGGATTTTATAATTATCGATCCAGGTCAAGAAATGGTAGATATGTCTAAGGTTTTCACACTAAACGAAACTGCAGCTTTTCTTTGGGAAGAATTACTTCATAAGGAATTCAATGAATCAAATATAGTTGAATTGCTGATCGAGAATTACGAGGTTGACGAAAACACTGCTCAAGCAGATGCATTGAAATTAATCTCGGAATTTAAAAAAGGCGGTCTTATATCGGTTTAG
- a CDS encoding S24/S26 family peptidase, whose product MDRPITNKSYRVPNQMFFEIIESELKTGKSVKFNVAGSSMLPFLKDSDQVVIKQPNLSDVKIGDILLVKYEGKFILHRLVKISNGEYYLAGDGNLDQIERVSEADVLALVVKGFRGKRELKVNNKLNKRLGLVWYYIRPLRYLINKF is encoded by the coding sequence ATGGATCGACCCATCACAAATAAAAGTTATAGAGTTCCAAATCAGATGTTTTTTGAAATCATCGAGTCTGAGCTCAAAACTGGAAAGTCTGTTAAATTTAATGTTGCCGGGAGCAGTATGTTGCCTTTTTTAAAAGATTCTGACCAAGTTGTAATCAAACAACCTAATCTTTCAGATGTTAAAATAGGAGATATATTACTAGTTAAATACGAGGGCAAGTTTATCTTGCATCGTTTGGTAAAGATATCTAATGGTGAATATTATTTAGCTGGAGACGGAAATCTTGACCAGATCGAGCGAGTTTCAGAAGCAGATGTCTTGGCACTGGTGGTTAAAGGTTTCAGGGGTAAAAGAGAATTGAAGGTTAATAATAAATTAAATAAAAGATTGGGTCTTGTTTGGTATTACATCAGGCCATTAAGGTATCTGATTAATAAGTTTTAA
- a CDS encoding glycosyltransferase: MIMKLRKIAKDYDIIHIHHPDPMACLALFLTNFKGKVVLHWHSDILKQKTLLRLYKPLQDWLIKRADIIVGTTPVYVQQSKFLRSVQNKVDYIPIGVDVDQKLSPIKESVKAEYLNKKIIFSLGRLVEYKGYEYLIKSAKYLDDSYQILIGGKGPLKDELQQLIDSNNLSERVKLLGFMTDEEVTGYYQACDLFCLSSILKTEAFAIVQIEAMAYGKPIVSTKIPESGVSWVNKDGVSGLTVDICDEHALADAFKQIFGKEDVYKNLSNGSKNRYLEHFTRQKMVDKCLQIYNKILA; encoded by the coding sequence ATGATCATGAAATTGAGAAAGATTGCTAAGGATTATGATATCATCCATATTCATCACCCTGATCCAATGGCTTGCTTGGCTTTATTTCTGACCAATTTCAAAGGAAAAGTTGTCCTTCATTGGCATAGTGATATTTTAAAACAAAAGACTTTGTTAAGACTGTACAAACCATTGCAGGATTGGCTCATTAAGCGAGCTGATATCATTGTGGGAACAACACCAGTATATGTCCAACAATCTAAATTCTTGCGTTCTGTACAGAATAAAGTCGATTATATTCCAATTGGTGTCGATGTTGACCAAAAATTATCCCCTATAAAAGAGTCTGTTAAGGCTGAATATCTAAATAAAAAAATAATATTTTCATTAGGTCGATTAGTTGAATATAAAGGCTATGAATATTTAATTAAATCAGCAAAATATCTTGATGATTCATACCAGATATTAATAGGAGGGAAAGGTCCTTTGAAGGATGAATTGCAGCAATTAATAGACAGCAATAATTTATCTGAAAGGGTTAAGTTGTTGGGTTTTATGACTGACGAAGAAGTTACAGGGTATTATCAGGCTTGTGATTTGTTTTGTTTAAGTTCTATTTTAAAGACAGAGGCATTCGCTATTGTCCAAATTGAAGCTATGGCATATGGTAAACCCATTGTTTCCACGAAGATTCCTGAATCGGGTGTAAGTTGGGTCAATAAGGATGGAGTATCTGGGTTGACTGTTGATATCTGTGATGAGCACGCTTTAGCTGATGCTTTTAAGCAGATATTCGGTAAAGAAGATGTCTACAAAAATCTCTCAAATGGAAGCAAAAATCGCTATTTAGAGCATTTTACGCGACAAAAAATGGTAGATAAATGTTTACAAATATATAATAAGATTTTAGCGTGA